From one Prochlorococcus marinus str. MIT 0912 genomic stretch:
- a CDS encoding AIR synthase, whose product MQNGPGLKISTTAVAELNRQAAFTGTPGVMHIDLLDDKCGEGWKFIRIRPGKNDGVPLARADGITLYARQDQVLFFQGLKLNYFGDLSGGGFLISTPKGAEASPCGSGFRKLSKAQ is encoded by the coding sequence ATGCAAAATGGTCCTGGACTAAAAATTTCAACAACAGCAGTAGCAGAGTTAAATAGGCAAGCTGCTTTTACTGGAACACCAGGAGTTATGCATATTGATCTACTGGATGATAAGTGTGGAGAGGGATGGAAATTTATAAGAATTAGGCCAGGGAAAAATGATGGTGTTCCTCTCGCTAGAGCTGATGGGATTACTTTGTATGCTCGCCAAGATCAAGTCCTATTTTTTCAAGGTCTAAAGCTGAATTATTTTGGTGATTTAAGTGGAGGTGGATTTCTAATTAGCACGCCGAAAGGAGCAGAAGCTTCTCCATGTGGATCAGGCTTTAGAAAACTTTCAAAAGCTCAATAA
- the speE gene encoding polyamine aminopropyltransferase yields the protein MNNQLNTTLEWLDEYHQGVRYGLLGKLILEESSTFQKITIFESKRYGKALLLDDCWMTAEKSEKYYHECLIHPALCSSNQIDNILIIGGGDGGSAKECLKYKEVKSIDLVEIDIKVIELSKKYLPTIGGNAWSDSRLHLQIKNGIDWVKHIKENSYDVIIIDGADPVGPAKGLFSNSFLKDCQRILKPGGVLATQSESPESFQEIHINIVKVLREIFDYADPMYGSVSIYPSGLWSWTFASMEKPKYMYPKKSRVEEISKNCQIWSQRWQQGAFNTIPAFIEREFAKT from the coding sequence ATGAATAATCAACTAAACACAACCTTAGAATGGCTTGACGAATATCATCAAGGAGTAAGGTATGGATTACTGGGAAAATTAATACTAGAGGAGTCTAGTACTTTCCAAAAAATTACCATCTTTGAAAGCAAAAGATATGGCAAGGCACTATTACTTGATGATTGTTGGATGACAGCAGAAAAGTCTGAAAAGTATTATCACGAATGTCTTATTCATCCTGCATTATGTTCTTCCAATCAAATAGATAATATTCTAATTATTGGAGGAGGAGATGGGGGTAGTGCAAAAGAATGCTTAAAATATAAAGAGGTTAAGTCTATCGATTTAGTTGAAATCGATATAAAAGTTATTGAATTAAGTAAAAAGTATTTACCTACTATTGGAGGAAATGCATGGTCTGACTCAAGATTGCATTTACAAATCAAGAATGGAATTGATTGGGTAAAACATATAAAAGAGAATTCATATGATGTGATTATTATTGATGGCGCAGATCCTGTTGGACCGGCCAAAGGGTTATTCAGCAATTCTTTTCTCAAAGATTGCCAACGAATACTTAAACCAGGAGGGGTTTTAGCAACACAAAGTGAATCGCCAGAATCTTTTCAGGAAATTCATATAAATATTGTCAAAGTTCTTCGTGAAATTTTTGACTACGCAGATCCAATGTATGGATCTGTATCCATATACCCAAGCGGTTTGTGGAGCTGGACATTCGCATCTATGGAAAAGCCAAAATATATGTATCCAAAAAAAAGTCGCGTAGAAGAGATCTCCAAAAATTGTCAGATTTGGAGCCAACGATGGCAACAAGGTGCATTTAACACTATTCCTGCATTCATAGAAAGGGAGTTCGCAAAAACATGA
- a CDS encoding valine--tRNA ligase, with translation MIERAKTTKLSEDSGLPKTYDPVGTENRWQKAWEEKGAFEPDPSAPGDPFSVVIPPPNVTGSLHMGHAFNTALIDTVVRYKRLKGKNVLCLPGTDHASIAVQTILERQLKEEGKNRRDLGRAVFLEKAWEWKEKSGGRIVDQLKRLGYSVDWSRERFTLDEGLSKAVSEAFVRLYEKGLIYRGEYLVNWCPASGSAVSDLEVEMKEVDGHLWHFRYPLVTSSVSSAKQIRYLEVATTRPETMLGDVAVAVNPSDERYKDLIGEQITLPLVGRTIPIIGDPHVDKDFGTGCVKVTPAHDPNDFEIGQRHDLPQITVMTKKGTMNHNAGQFEGLDRFEAREAVIDSLKEIGLLTKIEAYKHSVPFSDRGKVPVEPLLSTQWFVKMDPLANSCSEFFEKGQPKFIPNRWSKVYRDWLTDIRDWCISRQLWWGHRIPAWFVISQTDNKVVNETPYIVARTEDEAKKLAREKYGDSVKIEQDEDVLDTWFSSGLWPFSTLGWPDETHPDFQCWYPTNTLVTGFDIIFFWVARMTMMAGVFTERMPFSDVYIHGLVRDEQNRKMSKSAGNGIDPLLLIERYGTDALRFALVREVAGAGQDIRLDFDRKNQTSATVEASRNFANKLWNATRFALINLEGQDFENLEKYDLSKLQLADKWILSRLARVNRETINRYENYALGEAAKGLYEFAWNDFCDWYLELIKRRLNTSENFSPDELLDQKIAKSILYKVLSDLLIMLHPLMPHLTEELWHGLTGLAEDQFLALQPWPKLNEQDLNIDLESSFSDLFASIRLIRNLRAVAGLKPSQKVPVMLVSGKEVLQNTLKTSINDIAVLTKAKEVQILSPEEAKSLPSMKALAGVSGELEVVLPIEGLIDIASLRSRLEKDLNKAQKEIESLSGRLANKNFVDKAPKEVVEECRANLTESEAQVRLVKERLMGLD, from the coding sequence GTGATCGAGCGGGCAAAAACTACAAAATTATCTGAAGACTCAGGGCTTCCTAAAACATATGATCCAGTTGGTACTGAAAATCGCTGGCAGAAAGCTTGGGAAGAAAAAGGAGCCTTTGAACCTGATCCATCAGCTCCTGGAGACCCGTTCTCCGTAGTTATTCCTCCCCCAAATGTCACAGGTAGTCTTCATATGGGGCATGCTTTTAATACTGCCTTAATCGATACAGTTGTCAGGTATAAGAGATTAAAAGGAAAAAATGTTCTTTGTCTTCCAGGAACAGACCATGCCTCAATTGCGGTTCAAACTATTCTCGAGAGACAACTAAAGGAAGAAGGCAAAAATCGTCGTGATCTTGGTAGAGCTGTCTTTTTGGAAAAAGCTTGGGAGTGGAAAGAAAAAAGTGGTGGAAGAATTGTTGATCAATTAAAGCGTTTAGGATATTCCGTAGACTGGAGCAGAGAGAGATTTACTTTGGATGAGGGCCTGAGTAAAGCTGTTTCCGAGGCATTTGTTCGTTTATATGAAAAAGGATTGATATATCGAGGAGAATATTTAGTGAATTGGTGCCCTGCCTCTGGTTCGGCTGTTAGTGATTTAGAAGTTGAAATGAAAGAAGTAGATGGACATCTATGGCATTTTCGATATCCGTTAGTCACATCATCTGTATCAAGTGCGAAACAAATTCGTTACTTAGAAGTAGCGACTACACGTCCTGAGACGATGCTTGGTGATGTCGCAGTTGCTGTGAATCCATCAGATGAAAGGTATAAAGATCTTATAGGGGAGCAAATTACTTTGCCTCTCGTTGGCAGAACTATTCCCATTATTGGAGACCCTCATGTAGATAAAGATTTTGGAACTGGATGTGTCAAAGTTACTCCAGCTCATGATCCTAATGATTTTGAGATAGGTCAGAGACATGACTTACCTCAAATAACAGTCATGACTAAAAAAGGAACAATGAATCACAATGCAGGTCAATTTGAAGGCTTGGATCGTTTTGAGGCTCGTGAAGCTGTTATTGATTCTTTAAAGGAGATTGGTCTTTTAACGAAAATAGAAGCTTATAAACATAGTGTCCCTTTTTCTGACAGAGGGAAAGTACCAGTAGAGCCATTGTTGTCAACTCAGTGGTTTGTCAAAATGGATCCTTTAGCAAATAGTTGTTCTGAATTTTTTGAGAAAGGACAACCAAAATTTATTCCTAATAGATGGTCAAAAGTTTATCGAGATTGGTTAACTGATATCAGAGATTGGTGTATTAGTAGACAATTATGGTGGGGACATCGCATTCCGGCTTGGTTTGTGATTAGTCAAACAGATAATAAAGTTGTTAATGAAACACCATATATTGTCGCTAGAACAGAAGATGAAGCTAAGAAATTAGCACGTGAAAAATATGGAGATTCAGTCAAAATTGAGCAAGATGAAGATGTTCTAGATACATGGTTCTCTAGCGGATTATGGCCTTTCTCCACATTAGGTTGGCCTGATGAAACTCATCCTGATTTTCAATGTTGGTATCCCACCAATACCCTAGTTACTGGCTTTGACATTATTTTCTTTTGGGTAGCAAGAATGACAATGATGGCTGGAGTCTTTACGGAGAGGATGCCATTTTCTGACGTTTATATACATGGACTTGTTAGAGATGAGCAGAATCGAAAGATGAGTAAGAGTGCAGGAAATGGTATTGATCCTTTATTACTAATAGAAAGATATGGAACAGATGCTTTGAGGTTTGCTCTTGTTCGTGAAGTTGCCGGTGCTGGACAAGATATACGTCTTGACTTTGATCGTAAAAATCAAACTTCAGCAACGGTTGAGGCCTCTAGAAATTTTGCTAATAAGCTTTGGAATGCAACTAGATTTGCTCTTATCAATCTTGAGGGTCAAGATTTTGAAAATTTGGAGAAATATGATTTATCGAAGTTGCAATTAGCAGACAAGTGGATTTTATCAAGACTTGCTCGAGTCAATCGTGAGACTATTAATCGATATGAAAATTATGCTTTAGGAGAGGCAGCTAAGGGATTATATGAATTTGCTTGGAATGATTTTTGTGACTGGTATTTAGAACTAATCAAACGTCGATTGAATACTTCAGAAAATTTTTCTCCTGATGAATTATTAGATCAAAAAATAGCGAAAAGTATCTTATACAAAGTGTTAAGTGATCTTTTGATTATGCTTCATCCTCTAATGCCTCATTTAACAGAGGAGCTTTGGCATGGATTAACTGGTTTAGCTGAGGATCAATTTCTAGCTTTGCAGCCTTGGCCAAAATTAAATGAACAAGACTTGAATATTGATTTAGAGAGTTCTTTCTCTGATTTATTTGCATCTATCAGATTGATTCGCAATCTAAGAGCGGTTGCTGGGTTGAAACCCTCTCAAAAAGTTCCTGTCATGTTGGTCTCTGGTAAGGAGGTTTTGCAAAATACTCTAAAAACATCAATCAATGATATTGCTGTTTTGACTAAGGCTAAGGAAGTCCAAATATTATCTCCTGAGGAAGCAAAATCATTACCTTCTATGAAAGCTTTAGCCGGTGTAAGTGGAGAGCTAGAAGTGGTTCTTCCTATTGAAGGATTGATAGATATAGCTTCTTTACGATCAAGGCTTGAAAAAGATTTAAATAAAGCACAAAAGGAAATAGAAAGTCTCTCTGGACGTCTAGCAAATAAAAATTTTGTTGATAAAGCGCCTAAAGAGGTTGTTGAGGAATGCAGAGCAAACTTAACGGAGTCAGAAGCGCAAGTCCGTCTAGTCAAAGAGCGTCTAATGGGATTGGATTGA
- the ligA gene encoding NAD-dependent DNA ligase LigA: protein MNSNLNQHFERAKELRALLNKANYSYYVLDAPEIDDAVYDQLYRELIDIENIHPSLITDDSPSQRLGGIPSKGFKNIEHNIPLLSLDNAFNINELEAWYARTRKLISSENKNVKKVDNPELICELKIDGNAISLRYENGILTRAATRGDGKSGEDITTNIRTISTIPLRLLLKNPPSWIEIRGEAFMPNNIFDKINIERKNTDQPLFANPRNSCAGTLRQLDPKIVASRKLDFFAYSLYLPENWEPNDSNLKKPNSQSESLEFLKSIGFKVNTTYETKKNLNEANAYYKYWEIEKDSLDYPTDGIVVKIDKFDIQNILGSTHKAPRWAIAVKYPAEEKATKLKQLIFQVGRSGAVTPVAEFESIELAGTSVNRATLHNANRLASLDLHYDDTIIVRKAGEIIPEVIRVIKEFRTVDAKLVKFPQNCPACDSELIQEENEAITKCINSICPAKLKGLLRHWVSKGSMKIEGLGEKIINQLVNEGYVKSIADLYKLEINSLLKLERFGEKSAKNLLIEINESKNKNWHKQLYGLGIPHIGEANAKSLSTNFHSIEELNTIAKEAPENISNIYGFGNEMKDAIIKWFDDSNNQTLIKELKAIGFSLKENSESNYNSNQSNIFHGKVFVLTGTLDSLTRDEAKELIESAGGKVSSSISKKTDFLLSGEKAGSKLKKAEELGVKIINETEFKLLL from the coding sequence GTGAATTCAAACTTGAATCAACATTTTGAACGTGCAAAAGAGCTTAGAGCTTTACTCAATAAAGCAAATTACTCCTACTATGTATTAGATGCACCAGAGATAGATGACGCTGTTTATGATCAACTATATCGAGAATTAATTGATATTGAAAATATCCACCCGTCTTTAATTACTGATGATAGCCCTTCCCAAAGATTAGGAGGAATTCCTTCTAAAGGATTCAAAAATATTGAGCACAATATTCCTCTTTTAAGCCTAGACAATGCTTTTAACATAAATGAATTAGAAGCATGGTACGCAAGGACCAGAAAATTAATAAGTTCAGAAAATAAAAATGTTAAGAAAGTTGATAATCCAGAACTAATATGTGAATTAAAAATAGATGGAAACGCTATTTCACTAAGATATGAAAATGGAATTTTAACTAGAGCAGCAACTCGTGGAGATGGAAAAAGTGGAGAAGATATCACTACTAATATCAGAACAATTTCTACAATTCCTTTACGTTTATTATTAAAAAATCCACCTTCTTGGATTGAAATTAGAGGAGAAGCATTCATGCCTAATAATATATTTGATAAAATCAATATTGAGAGAAAAAATACTGATCAACCACTCTTCGCAAATCCTAGAAACTCTTGTGCAGGAACATTAAGACAATTAGATCCCAAAATAGTTGCATCTAGAAAACTTGACTTCTTCGCATATAGTCTTTATTTACCAGAAAATTGGGAGCCAAATGATAGCAATTTGAAAAAACCAAATTCTCAATCTGAATCACTTGAGTTTTTAAAAAGTATTGGTTTTAAAGTTAATACTACTTATGAAACAAAAAAAAACTTAAATGAAGCGAATGCCTATTACAAGTATTGGGAAATTGAAAAAGATTCTTTAGATTATCCCACTGATGGAATAGTAGTAAAAATAGATAAATTTGATATACAAAACATCCTAGGATCTACACATAAAGCTCCAAGATGGGCCATAGCTGTTAAATATCCGGCAGAAGAGAAAGCGACTAAGTTAAAACAATTAATTTTCCAAGTAGGTCGCTCTGGTGCTGTTACACCAGTAGCAGAGTTTGAATCTATTGAGCTTGCAGGAACATCTGTGAATCGTGCAACTCTTCATAATGCAAACAGACTTGCATCTTTAGATCTTCATTATGATGACACCATAATTGTGCGAAAAGCTGGCGAAATAATTCCTGAAGTTATTAGAGTTATAAAAGAATTTAGAACAGTTGATGCAAAATTAGTAAAATTTCCTCAAAACTGTCCAGCATGTGACTCCGAGTTAATTCAAGAAGAGAACGAAGCAATAACGAAATGCATTAATTCTATATGCCCAGCAAAATTAAAAGGTCTTTTGCGTCATTGGGTCAGTAAAGGGTCAATGAAGATAGAAGGATTAGGTGAAAAGATTATTAATCAATTAGTCAATGAAGGATATGTAAAGTCAATCGCAGATTTATACAAACTTGAAATTAATTCTCTTTTAAAACTTGAAAGATTTGGTGAAAAATCTGCAAAGAATTTACTAATAGAAATTAACGAATCTAAAAACAAAAATTGGCACAAACAGCTCTACGGTTTAGGGATACCTCACATAGGAGAAGCGAATGCTAAGTCTCTTTCAACAAACTTTCATAGTATCGAGGAACTTAATACTATTGCGAAGGAGGCACCTGAAAATATATCCAATATTTATGGATTCGGAAATGAGATGAAAGATGCAATAATTAAGTGGTTTGATGATTCGAATAATCAAACTTTAATTAAAGAATTAAAAGCAATTGGATTTTCTCTAAAAGAGAATTCAGAGTCAAACTACAATTCAAACCAATCCAATATTTTTCATGGTAAAGTTTTTGTCTTAACAGGAACTTTAGATTCGCTTACAAGAGATGAAGCAAAAGAATTAATAGAAAGTGCTGGAGGAAAAGTCAGCTCTTCAATTAGTAAAAAAACTGATTTCTTATTATCAGGAGAAAAAGCGGGGAGTAAATTAAAAAAAGCAGAAGAGCTTGGAGTAAAAATAATTAACGAAACTGAATTTAAGCTATTATTATAA
- a CDS encoding protein phosphatase, giving the protein MEQIFRTSIQAKAFEFALLELIYSKRDSFQPLWSVDSWVKFLIWLSLNCGLSGDKESLELFAQAMGSPLTSRMRKIFFERALEDLSLHVMADPAEAQVLIMPITMKKEIDDNDIVQALQTIGLSEKVSLSSASWERHDSIVSIPWNVKSDI; this is encoded by the coding sequence ATGGAACAAATATTTCGCACTTCTATTCAAGCAAAAGCATTTGAATTTGCATTGTTGGAATTAATTTATAGTAAGCGAGATAGCTTTCAGCCACTGTGGAGCGTCGATAGCTGGGTTAAATTTTTAATCTGGTTAAGTTTAAATTGTGGGCTTTCTGGAGACAAAGAAAGCTTGGAATTGTTTGCGCAAGCTATGGGCTCTCCCTTAACAAGTCGAATGAGAAAAATATTTTTTGAAAGAGCTTTGGAAGATTTGTCATTACATGTGATGGCTGACCCTGCAGAAGCGCAGGTTTTGATAATGCCCATAACTATGAAGAAGGAGATTGATGATAACGATATAGTTCAAGCCTTACAAACGATAGGTTTAAGTGAAAAGGTTTCTTTATCTTCGGCTTCATGGGAAAGGCATGACTCAATAGTTTCGATCCCTTGGAACGTGAAAAGTGACATTTGA
- the speB gene encoding agmatinase, which produces MTKSNLKDLSLFNNDGAIFMAAQRGIDQCRVSLLGVPYDGTCCFRPGARFGPSAVREDSYGIETYCPQLNLDLEDIKFADVGSLDVPIGDAKLTLDYIRDAIDILLKKNLKPLIIGGEHSITSGVIKSIVTHYPELIMLQLDAHADLRDEWLGSQFSHACTMKRCLEILPSNKIFQIGIRSGTKSEFLEMHNTKRLIQHTLGANAKSLEEALKSFKGTPIYLTFDLDWFDPSIMPGTGTPEPGGYFWGDFAAIIDVIKSHNLIGADVVELSPKLDNTGISSILAAKVIRSLIMLLDKSP; this is translated from the coding sequence ATGACCAAATCCAACCTAAAAGATCTATCACTATTTAATAACGATGGTGCAATATTTATGGCTGCGCAAAGAGGGATCGATCAATGCAGAGTGTCGCTATTAGGAGTTCCTTATGATGGAACTTGTTGCTTTAGACCTGGTGCAAGATTTGGTCCTTCTGCTGTTAGGGAAGATAGTTATGGAATTGAAACATATTGTCCGCAATTAAATTTAGATTTAGAAGATATAAAATTTGCTGATGTTGGTTCATTAGATGTTCCCATTGGAGATGCAAAGTTAACACTTGATTATATAAGAGATGCTATAGATATTTTACTTAAAAAGAATTTAAAACCTCTTATTATTGGTGGAGAGCATTCAATAACAAGTGGGGTTATTAAATCAATAGTTACTCATTATCCTGAATTAATTATGCTTCAATTAGATGCTCATGCAGACCTTAGAGATGAATGGTTAGGTAGTCAATTTAGTCATGCATGTACTATGAAAAGATGTTTAGAAATACTACCGAGCAATAAGATCTTTCAAATAGGAATAAGAAGTGGAACAAAATCAGAATTTCTTGAAATGCATAATACTAAAAGATTGATTCAACATACTTTGGGAGCGAATGCAAAATCTTTAGAAGAAGCTCTAAAAAGTTTTAAAGGAACACCAATCTATTTAACGTTTGATTTAGATTGGTTTGATCCATCAATAATGCCTGGAACAGGCACTCCCGAGCCAGGAGGCTATTTCTGGGGAGATTTTGCAGCAATAATAGATGTCATTAAATCTCATAACTTAATTGGTGCTGATGTAGTCGAATTATCTCCCAAATTAGATAACACTGGTATTAGTAGCATCCTTGCTGCAAAAGTTATACGTTCATTAATTATGTTATTGGACAAATCACCCTAA
- the mazG gene encoding nucleoside triphosphate pyrophosphohydrolase, with the protein MTNTKQINLDKKINKLLEVVSDLRDPINGCPWDLKQTHLSLIPYVLEEAYEVAHAIREENPNELKEELGDLLLQIILHAQIGKEKNLFDMGDIIDIITEKLIRRHPHVFQKKGKVSIKEVEYSWEKIKNKERPLNNSKTPISDRLRVKIRPHPATQAALIISKKASKNGFEWEKSDQIWDKLYEELEELKDALKKDKTSYAEAEIGDVLFTLINIARWHKISIEEGLAKTNKRFLERLKYIEENIEGELHSQSKKKLEKYWKLAKINLNH; encoded by the coding sequence ATGACAAACACAAAACAAATAAATTTAGACAAAAAAATCAATAAACTCCTTGAAGTAGTTTCAGACCTACGAGATCCAATCAATGGTTGTCCTTGGGATCTCAAGCAAACTCATCTTTCGTTGATCCCATATGTTTTAGAGGAAGCATATGAAGTTGCTCACGCAATACGAGAAGAAAATCCTAACGAATTAAAAGAAGAGCTTGGAGATCTCTTATTACAAATAATTTTACATGCTCAAATAGGAAAAGAAAAAAACTTATTTGATATGGGAGATATCATTGACATAATCACAGAAAAGCTAATTCGCAGGCATCCACATGTATTTCAAAAAAAAGGAAAAGTAAGTATAAAAGAAGTGGAGTACTCATGGGAAAAAATCAAAAATAAAGAAAGACCATTAAATAACTCAAAAACTCCAATTAGTGACCGATTAAGAGTAAAGATAAGACCTCACCCTGCAACACAAGCAGCACTCATTATTTCTAAAAAAGCTTCAAAAAACGGATTCGAATGGGAAAAAAGTGATCAAATTTGGGATAAATTGTATGAAGAATTAGAAGAGTTAAAAGATGCACTAAAAAAAGACAAAACCTCTTATGCTGAAGCTGAGATAGGAGACGTATTGTTTACATTAATAAATATTGCAAGATGGCATAAAATATCTATTGAGGAAGGATTAGCAAAAACTAATAAAAGATTCTTAGAGCGGTTAAAGTACATTGAAGAAAATATAGAGGGCGAATTACATTCCCAATCAAAAAAGAAGTTAGAAAAATACTGGAAATTAGCAAAGATTAATCTCAATCATTAA
- a CDS encoding TVP38/TMEM64 family protein, with protein MSNNLETLVNNLIPFLSSPFGILVFALVYVFWVSCLLPGSWLSMLSGFLYGTWLGSSVVFVGAFIGAHLTFYLGRTFLKEWARKKVSNFPKVQIMEKAVKREGLKVILLTRLSPLFPFGLLNFTYGLSEVKVRDFSLGMIGILPGTILYCSLGSLALKVSNFGAVLSGRSDTSSFIWSLISILATILVVILVLRSTRKLNQDSQSLD; from the coding sequence ATGTCTAACAACTTAGAAACTCTGGTTAATAATTTAATTCCTTTTTTAAGTAGCCCTTTTGGAATTTTGGTTTTTGCTTTGGTGTATGTTTTTTGGGTGTCTTGTTTGTTGCCAGGCTCATGGCTTTCCATGTTGTCTGGCTTCCTTTATGGCACCTGGCTTGGAAGTTCGGTGGTTTTTGTGGGAGCTTTTATTGGAGCTCATCTAACTTTTTATTTAGGGAGAACTTTTTTAAAAGAATGGGCTCGAAAAAAGGTCTCTAATTTTCCAAAAGTTCAAATAATGGAGAAAGCTGTTAAACGTGAGGGTCTCAAAGTCATTCTTCTCACAAGACTTTCTCCTCTTTTTCCATTTGGCTTACTTAATTTTACATATGGCTTGAGTGAGGTAAAAGTTCGTGATTTTAGTCTTGGAATGATTGGTATATTACCTGGCACAATTTTATATTGCAGCTTAGGTTCCTTAGCACTCAAAGTTTCAAATTTTGGTGCAGTACTCTCAGGAAGATCTGATACTAGTTCATTTATTTGGAGCTTAATTAGTATTTTAGCGACTATTTTAGTTGTTATTTTAGTTTTACGTTCAACAAGAAAACTCAATCAGGATTCTCAATCATTAGATTAA
- the gcvT gene encoding glycine cleavage system aminomethyltransferase GcvT yields the protein MKLLQTPLYEECKKLGGKMVPFANWEMPVSFSGLIEEHNAVRKNVGMFDISHMGVVQVKGKNIKSALQNLVPSDVFRIGAGEACYTVFLKENGGIQDDLIIYDQGILETNEESILLVINAARKESDIEWLNLNLSKKEITISEFMPEGALIAIQGPESIHTFEKILQEPLSDLPRFGHRTITSNPNLINSEESIFIARTGYTGEEGFEFLSSPETAKSIWKNLIASGVTPCGLGARDTLRLEASMHLYGNDINLDTTPFEAGLGWLVHLEMPNDFIGRRALEKQAQEGTRKKLVGIKVQDKGIARKGYPVLYNSENVGQVTSGTWSPTLKEPLALAYVPSEIAKINTQLEVEIRGKKHPAIIVKRPFYRKGF from the coding sequence ATGAAATTACTGCAAACTCCTCTTTACGAAGAATGTAAAAAATTAGGGGGTAAAATGGTCCCTTTTGCAAATTGGGAAATGCCTGTTAGTTTTTCTGGGTTAATAGAAGAACACAATGCAGTAAGAAAAAATGTTGGAATGTTCGACATATCTCATATGGGTGTTGTTCAAGTAAAAGGTAAAAATATCAAGAGCGCATTACAAAATTTAGTTCCTTCAGACGTGTTTCGAATAGGAGCTGGTGAAGCGTGTTATACAGTTTTTTTAAAAGAAAATGGAGGAATTCAAGACGATCTAATCATTTATGATCAAGGAATTTTAGAAACAAATGAAGAAAGCATACTTCTGGTTATTAATGCGGCAAGAAAAGAATCAGACATTGAATGGTTAAATTTAAATCTTTCAAAAAAAGAAATCACAATTTCCGAATTCATGCCTGAAGGTGCATTAATTGCCATCCAAGGTCCAGAATCAATTCATACATTTGAGAAAATTCTCCAAGAGCCTTTATCCGATTTGCCACGTTTTGGTCACAGAACTATTACCTCTAATCCCAATCTAATCAACTCAGAAGAATCAATTTTTATTGCGCGAACTGGGTATACAGGAGAAGAAGGTTTCGAATTTTTATCATCTCCAGAAACAGCTAAGTCCATCTGGAAGAATCTAATTGCATCGGGCGTTACTCCATGCGGGCTAGGAGCAAGAGATACTCTCCGATTAGAGGCTTCTATGCATTTATATGGCAACGATATCAACTTAGACACCACTCCCTTTGAAGCTGGCTTAGGTTGGTTAGTTCATTTAGAAATGCCTAATGATTTTATAGGTAGGAGAGCTCTAGAAAAGCAGGCCCAAGAAGGAACGCGGAAAAAACTTGTTGGTATTAAAGTCCAAGATAAAGGAATCGCAAGAAAAGGATATCCAGTTTTATACAACAGCGAAAATGTAGGGCAAGTAACTAGCGGAACTTGGTCTCCAACATTGAAAGAACCTTTAGCTCTTGCATATGTGCCTAGCGAAATTGCAAAAATAAATACTCAATTAGAAGTAGAAATTAGAGGGAAAAAACATCCTGCAATCATCGTAAAGAGGCCTTTCTACAGAAAAGGTTTTTGA